Proteins co-encoded in one Bremerella cremea genomic window:
- the bioF gene encoding 8-amino-7-oxononanoate synthase, whose product MPDPLAWIPEQLELLESLERRRTIHIRSTQQGPNVAWKDREQINFSSNDYLNLAADPRLQAAACAAIEREGWGSGASPLITGRGQSQADLETALAQFEGTAAALTFASGFAANAGVIDALADRGDVILSDSKNHASIIDGTRLSKATVRVYPHRHLDYLENLLKQCGTFRRRLIVTDTLFSMDGDLAPLPELANLAEAYDAMLMVDEAHATGVFGANGRGLCEHFGLEDRVAVRVGTFSKALGGHGGFVVGSQPLIEWLVNRCRPYIFSTAPPAANAGAMLAALRIVHDEPQRRTDLLAKATWLRTQLREIGWSLGDSESQIIPVIVGTENLAMSLSAKLYEMGMLVPGIRPPSVPDGECLLRISLSCGHTQQHLDTLVAALTELRL is encoded by the coding sequence ATGCCTGACCCACTCGCTTGGATTCCGGAACAACTAGAACTGCTGGAATCGCTTGAACGTCGCCGGACGATTCATATTCGCAGCACGCAACAAGGGCCAAACGTTGCCTGGAAAGATCGCGAACAGATCAATTTCAGCAGCAACGATTATCTGAACTTAGCCGCAGATCCTCGCCTGCAAGCGGCGGCGTGTGCCGCGATTGAAAGGGAAGGGTGGGGGAGTGGCGCGAGTCCTTTGATCACCGGTCGGGGGCAAAGCCAAGCCGATCTGGAAACGGCCTTGGCCCAGTTCGAGGGAACTGCGGCAGCGCTCACGTTCGCCAGTGGCTTCGCCGCCAACGCGGGCGTGATCGACGCGTTGGCCGATCGCGGCGACGTGATTCTAAGCGACTCGAAGAATCATGCCAGCATCATCGACGGCACACGGTTATCGAAAGCAACGGTTCGCGTTTATCCGCATCGTCATTTGGATTATCTCGAAAACCTGCTCAAGCAGTGTGGCACCTTTCGGCGGCGGCTGATCGTGACCGACACGTTGTTCAGCATGGACGGCGACTTGGCCCCTTTGCCGGAACTGGCCAACCTGGCAGAAGCGTACGATGCCATGCTGATGGTGGACGAAGCGCACGCTACCGGCGTTTTCGGAGCCAACGGTCGTGGACTGTGCGAACACTTTGGCCTGGAAGACCGCGTAGCCGTTCGCGTTGGCACGTTCAGTAAAGCCCTCGGCGGGCATGGCGGGTTTGTGGTTGGCAGCCAGCCGCTGATCGAGTGGCTGGTGAATCGTTGCCGTCCGTACATCTTTTCGACCGCCCCACCGGCAGCCAACGCCGGGGCGATGCTCGCAGCATTGCGGATCGTACACGACGAACCACAGCGGCGAACCGATTTGCTGGCGAAAGCAACCTGGCTGCGAACCCAACTGCGAGAAATCGGCTGGAGCCTGGGGGATAGTGAAAGCCAGATTATTCCGGTGATTGTCGGCACCGAGAACCTGGCCATGTCTCTCTCAGCCAAGCTTTACGAAATGGGAATGCTGGTTCCAGGGATTCGGCCTCCTTCGGTCCCAGATGGAGAATGTCTCCTGCGGATCAGCCTCTCTTGCGGACACACCCAGCAGCACTTAGACACCTTGGTGGCCGCCCTGACTGAATTGCGGCTTTAA
- a CDS encoding FxsA family protein produces MLFITVPLLELFLLVWLAHVTNLWVTCGTVLFTGILGTLLARSQGFATWQKLRRQMSSGEMPGSTVADAAMIFMAGVLLMTPGLLTDAVGFLLLIPPCREWMKGRVLNWAKKNVQFTTTTTVNGETRTYTNQSSEVVDSYVVPHREEPKSLEE; encoded by the coding sequence GTGTTGTTCATTACGGTTCCTCTGTTGGAACTGTTTCTGTTGGTGTGGCTTGCGCACGTCACCAACCTTTGGGTGACGTGCGGGACGGTGCTGTTTACCGGCATCCTGGGGACGTTGCTGGCGCGTAGCCAGGGGTTTGCCACCTGGCAGAAACTCCGCCGGCAGATGAGTTCAGGCGAGATGCCCGGCAGCACGGTGGCAGATGCCGCGATGATTTTCATGGCTGGGGTCCTGCTGATGACGCCAGGGCTGCTGACCGATGCGGTGGGCTTTTTGCTGTTGATTCCCCCTTGTCGCGAATGGATGAAAGGACGTGTGCTGAATTGGGCCAAGAAGAACGTCCAGTTCACCACAACCACCACCGTAAACGGCGAAACGCGAACCTACACGAATCAATCGTCCGAGGTGGTCGACTCGTACGTGGTGCCCCATCGGGAAGAACCGAAGTCGCTGGAAGAGTAA
- a CDS encoding FHIPEP family type III secretion protein has translation MDYASILARYIGREVYVSTFGHVRLRGELAAIYKDCVRLVNASTSQETEDTPWSNSWNEDEDGVSYTDGSEALVHFHHIVAIRCADDELLDMPILPETAQQLPSESIEAPPPEEATTSEPWEPFLEIDRLTLEMGSGLLGLVHPDSSELMQRMSAIRCHLVDTLGVVVPRLRLRDALDLEEQEYRILIDQCEVARGKLGPGQHIALDMGTSSGTLQGVRGVDPTFGGPGIWITGDRQQEAEQLGYLVIDPSMLVVTHMQETLRRHAHEILTLSDVRDMLERLRESSPSEFEEIRASPMTGSLLHAVLKRLLEEGVSIKNFSRIVEVLALHGHRNQEIEMLVALVRVRLGRQLIQRYLEANGKVQAIGLDRDLEVLLQQLTEEEATRQTRNWVERMVDVLRETFQRLEDQQRPVAMVVSSSLRNRLWQILMPHFPQISVLSLAEVPRNTEIYWQAILSAEEVGALEPPLKRGQHPAVAKDGTYRPTGKIVEHLADELPPRRPR, from the coding sequence ATGGATTATGCGTCGATTCTGGCTCGTTACATCGGCAGGGAAGTTTATGTATCGACGTTTGGCCACGTTCGTTTACGTGGCGAGTTAGCCGCAATCTATAAAGATTGCGTGCGTCTGGTGAATGCTTCAACCTCGCAGGAGACGGAGGACACGCCGTGGTCCAATTCCTGGAATGAGGATGAAGACGGTGTCAGCTACACCGATGGTTCAGAAGCATTAGTTCATTTTCATCACATCGTCGCAATTCGTTGCGCAGATGACGAATTGCTGGACATGCCGATCCTGCCGGAAACGGCGCAGCAATTGCCTAGCGAAAGTATCGAGGCGCCACCACCTGAGGAGGCTACGACTTCCGAGCCGTGGGAGCCGTTTCTCGAAATCGATCGCTTGACCCTGGAAATGGGGTCGGGGCTGCTCGGGCTGGTTCATCCAGATTCCAGCGAACTGATGCAGCGGATGTCCGCAATTCGTTGCCACTTGGTCGACACCCTCGGGGTGGTTGTCCCTCGCTTACGACTGCGTGACGCGCTCGATTTGGAAGAACAGGAATATCGAATCCTGATCGACCAATGCGAAGTCGCCCGTGGCAAGCTGGGACCGGGGCAGCATATCGCGCTGGATATGGGAACTTCCAGCGGCACATTACAAGGGGTACGCGGCGTCGATCCTACGTTCGGCGGCCCAGGCATCTGGATCACGGGCGACCGCCAGCAGGAAGCCGAACAACTCGGCTACTTGGTGATCGACCCGAGCATGCTGGTTGTTACCCACATGCAAGAAACACTCCGTCGTCATGCTCACGAGATTTTAACCCTCTCGGACGTACGCGACATGCTCGAACGTCTGCGCGAGAGTTCGCCGAGCGAATTCGAAGAGATTCGGGCGAGTCCCATGACAGGTTCGCTTTTGCACGCTGTGCTTAAGCGGCTGTTAGAGGAAGGCGTTTCGATCAAGAACTTCTCGCGGATTGTCGAAGTCCTGGCTTTGCATGGCCATCGCAATCAAGAGATTGAAATGTTGGTCGCTTTGGTCCGAGTGCGTCTCGGTCGCCAATTGATTCAGCGTTATCTCGAGGCCAACGGTAAAGTGCAAGCGATCGGTCTCGACCGTGACTTAGAGGTTTTGTTGCAACAATTGACCGAGGAAGAAGCAACCCGGCAGACCCGTAATTGGGTCGAGCGGATGGTCGATGTCTTGCGTGAAACGTTCCAGCGGTTGGAAGATCAGCAGCGACCGGTGGCCATGGTGGTTTCGTCCTCGCTGCGGAATCGCTTGTGGCAAATCCTGATGCCGCACTTCCCGCAGATCTCGGTCTTAAGCTTGGCCGAAGTGCCACGAAATACGGAAATCTATTGGCAAGCGATTCTTTCCGCAGAAGAAGTCGGAGCCCTGGAACCTCCCCTCAAGCGAGGCCAGCACCCGGCGGTTGCCAAAGACGGAACCTATCGCCCGACTGGCAAGATCGTCGAGCACCTTGCCGACGAACTTCCCCCACGTAGGCCCCGTTAA
- a CDS encoding PhoH family protein, translating to MISQSAQTQLKLFVLDTNVILHDARSFQNFEEHDVALPITVLEELDRFKKGNEDINFQAREFLRQIDQMTGDVLSEEGAELGENQGRLRVVITNEIDHRLHQVFLHDSPDNRILNTALHLQHYVKDRRVILITKDTNLRMKAKSLGLQAQDYVSDKIESSDSLYTGRRTLENITTDQIDRFYQASGHVQLGDFPEVAEPFANENFVLKNGSKSVLATFNREEQALRRIEKYSPYGIKPRNAEQVFAIRALMDDNIKLVTLAGKAGTGKTLLALSSALACSSAYRQILLARPVVPLSNRDLGYLPGDISAKMDPYMQPLFDNLSVIRHQFNDSDKEAQRINRMLEQEKLVITPLAYIRGRSLQRMYMIVDEAQNLTPHEVKTIITRAGEGTKIVFTGDIYQIDHPYLDSLSNGLSYMINRMKGQDLYAHISLEKGERSELADIASELL from the coding sequence ATGATTAGTCAGTCGGCGCAAACGCAGTTGAAGCTTTTCGTTCTCGACACCAACGTTATCTTGCACGACGCAAGATCGTTCCAAAACTTTGAGGAGCATGATGTGGCCTTGCCCATCACCGTTCTCGAAGAGTTGGACCGGTTTAAAAAAGGTAACGAGGACATCAATTTTCAGGCCCGTGAATTCCTTCGCCAGATCGACCAGATGACCGGCGATGTTCTTTCCGAAGAAGGGGCCGAACTAGGCGAAAACCAGGGCCGCCTTCGTGTGGTCATCACCAACGAGATCGACCACCGCTTGCATCAGGTCTTTCTGCACGATTCGCCTGACAATCGCATTCTGAACACGGCCCTGCATCTGCAGCACTACGTGAAAGACCGCCGGGTCATTCTGATCACCAAAGACACCAATTTGCGAATGAAGGCCAAAAGCTTAGGCCTGCAGGCGCAAGATTACGTCAGCGACAAAATCGAGAGCTCCGATAGTCTGTACACGGGGCGACGCACGCTGGAAAACATCACCACCGACCAGATCGATCGCTTCTATCAAGCCTCTGGCCATGTCCAACTCGGCGACTTCCCAGAAGTGGCCGAACCGTTCGCCAACGAGAACTTTGTCCTCAAGAACGGCTCGAAGTCGGTTCTGGCCACGTTCAACCGAGAAGAACAGGCCTTGCGGCGGATCGAGAAGTATTCCCCCTACGGCATCAAGCCACGCAACGCCGAACAAGTTTTCGCCATTCGGGCATTGATGGACGACAACATCAAACTGGTCACCTTGGCCGGCAAGGCTGGCACCGGCAAGACGCTACTAGCGCTCAGTTCGGCATTGGCTTGTTCTTCGGCCTATCGCCAGATTCTACTGGCCCGTCCGGTCGTTCCGCTTTCGAACCGCGACTTGGGCTACTTGCCAGGGGACATCTCCGCCAAGATGGATCCCTACATGCAGCCGCTGTTCGACAACCTTTCGGTCATCCGGCATCAATTCAACGATTCCGATAAAGAAGCCCAGCGGATCAACCGCATGCTCGAGCAAGAGAAGCTGGTGATCACGCCGCTGGCCTACATCCGGGGTCGTAGTTTGCAGCGGATGTATATGATCGTCGACGAAGCCCAAAACCTGACGCCGCACGAAGTGAAAACCATCATCACCCGCGCCGGCGAAGGGACCAAGATTGTCTTCACCGGCGACATCTACCAGATCGATCACCCGTACCTCGATAGCCTCTCGAACGGGCTGTCGTACATGATCAACCGCATGAAAGGGCAAGACCTGTACGCCCACATCTCGCTCGAAAAAGGGGAACGCTCGGAACTGGCCGATATTGCCAGCGAATTGCTGTAA
- a CDS encoding alpha/beta hydrolase, producing MRTALLRLKLLLSICLASVSLAGADEVPAQHDVNQAFAGLADRMQPAQAWSAKTPQEHEAWREKMQATVVDLLGTMPEKVPLEVKWTEKQEFEKFTRHKVYVRTTADYWSPVYYFVPKNITGKRPAIVCLHGHSGIDPYIRLNETPPQKEKTDHSALDYALYMAEHGYVTAAIVVRGWNETQGRQDWYVKTPPRSCHQVTMNTLLLGMTPQGLRCWDAMRVIDFLETQDEVDAEKIGVAGLSGGGTLAMYLPILDQRVKLAMIAGAFSEYRLSIYNINHCICNCLPGIMAAGEMADVVALFAPRPVLLINGVDDQIFPIDGARRGFDTLKQAYGVLGVPENVDADFFDGGHAWSNNKTLAFLEKHFGELP from the coding sequence ATGCGTACTGCTTTGTTACGTTTGAAACTGCTTCTTTCGATTTGCCTGGCATCCGTCTCGCTTGCCGGCGCCGATGAAGTTCCTGCTCAGCATGACGTCAATCAGGCGTTCGCTGGTCTGGCCGATCGCATGCAGCCAGCCCAAGCCTGGTCGGCGAAAACTCCGCAGGAACATGAAGCGTGGCGCGAGAAGATGCAGGCCACCGTCGTCGATCTGCTGGGAACCATGCCAGAGAAAGTTCCCCTGGAGGTAAAGTGGACCGAGAAGCAGGAGTTCGAGAAGTTCACGCGACATAAAGTCTACGTCCGCACGACCGCCGATTACTGGTCGCCGGTCTATTATTTCGTCCCTAAGAACATTACCGGCAAGCGGCCAGCGATCGTTTGTCTGCATGGACACAGCGGGATCGATCCTTACATTCGCCTCAACGAAACGCCTCCCCAGAAAGAAAAGACCGATCACTCGGCGCTCGACTACGCCCTGTACATGGCCGAGCATGGCTACGTGACGGCCGCGATTGTTGTGCGTGGCTGGAACGAAACCCAGGGGCGTCAAGATTGGTACGTCAAAACACCGCCGCGCAGTTGCCATCAGGTCACGATGAACACCTTACTGCTAGGCATGACCCCGCAAGGTCTGCGGTGCTGGGACGCGATGCGCGTGATCGACTTTCTGGAAACTCAGGATGAGGTCGACGCCGAAAAGATCGGCGTGGCCGGGCTCTCGGGCGGCGGCACGCTGGCGATGTACCTGCCGATTCTCGACCAGCGAGTCAAACTGGCGATGATTGCCGGGGCGTTTTCCGAGTATCGGCTTTCGATCTACAACATCAACCACTGCATTTGCAACTGCCTGCCTGGCATCATGGCCGCAGGGGAAATGGCCGACGTCGTCGCGTTGTTCGCCCCTCGCCCGGTGCTGCTGATTAACGGCGTCGACGACCAGATTTTCCCCATCGACGGAGCCCGGCGTGGTTTCGACACCTTAAAACAGGCTTACGGCGTGCTCGGCGTGCCAGAGAACGTCGATGCGGATTTCTTCGACGGCGGGCATGCCTGGTCGAATAACAAGACACTTGCTTTCCTAGAGAAACATTTCGGCGAGTTACCGTAA
- a CDS encoding adenylate kinase family protein, translating into MHKYVFMGVQGSGKGTQAKLLEHHLDLAHIGVGDILRWNIKNHTKLAARIKRILNAGKLVDDEIVEEIVQRRLQEHDWNFGFILDGFPRNANQAAFFLESYDIDAVVHIVVPDEVIKKRVLARRLCEDCGVDFNVIDHRPKIEGRCDICGGKLIRRPDDTEQALATRLAEYHEKTKPVLEIFRRKELVVEVDGTQAVDVVQSQIRKAINIV; encoded by the coding sequence ATGCACAAGTATGTGTTCATGGGCGTACAGGGTTCCGGGAAAGGAACTCAAGCAAAACTCCTCGAGCACCACCTCGATCTTGCCCATATCGGGGTCGGGGATATCTTGCGGTGGAATATCAAAAACCACACCAAGCTGGCTGCTCGCATCAAACGAATTTTGAACGCCGGCAAGCTTGTCGACGACGAAATCGTGGAAGAGATCGTCCAGCGTCGCCTGCAAGAGCATGACTGGAACTTCGGTTTCATTCTCGACGGGTTTCCCCGTAATGCGAATCAGGCCGCCTTCTTTCTCGAAAGCTACGACATCGACGCGGTCGTTCACATCGTGGTGCCAGATGAAGTGATCAAGAAGCGGGTTCTCGCTCGCCGCTTGTGCGAAGACTGCGGCGTCGACTTCAACGTCATCGATCACCGCCCGAAAATCGAAGGACGCTGCGATATCTGCGGCGGTAAGCTGATCCGCCGCCCCGACGATACCGAACAAGCCTTGGCGACGCGCCTGGCCGAATATCACGAAAAAACCAAACCGGTTTTGGAAATCTTCCGCCGCAAAGAATTGGTCGTGGAAGTCGACGGCACCCAGGCCGTAGACGTGGTGCAAAGCCAGATCCGCAAAGCGATCAACATCGTCTAA
- the ilvE gene encoding branched-chain-amino-acid transaminase, with amino-acid sequence MTAKVYINGKIFAPEEAMISVFDHGLLYGDGVFEGLRIYNGKVFRLEQHIRRLYDSAKAICLAIPLTPAEMISALEETVEQSGFTDGYIRLVITRGAGTLGLGPERTKDPQTIIIVDKIKLYPQEFYDNGLEIITASTIRNHPCALSPRVKSLNYLNNIMAKIEASKAGCLEALMLNHKGEVSECTADNIFIVRDGKLLTPPTDAGILEGVTRDVVLELAVKAGIPTLEKTLTRYDVYVADECFMTGTAAEVIGVVKVDDRVIGNGKPGPITQKLKQLFEQHTMG; translated from the coding sequence ATGACCGCGAAAGTCTATATCAACGGGAAAATCTTCGCCCCCGAAGAAGCGATGATCAGTGTTTTCGATCATGGCCTGCTCTATGGAGATGGGGTTTTCGAGGGGCTGCGTATCTATAATGGCAAGGTTTTCCGCCTAGAACAGCACATTCGCCGCCTTTATGACTCGGCAAAAGCCATTTGCCTGGCGATTCCGCTCACACCGGCGGAGATGATCTCGGCCCTGGAAGAGACCGTCGAACAGAGCGGCTTTACCGACGGCTACATTCGCCTGGTCATCACCCGAGGAGCTGGTACGCTGGGCCTTGGCCCGGAACGAACCAAAGACCCGCAAACGATCATCATCGTCGACAAGATCAAGCTCTACCCGCAAGAGTTCTACGACAACGGACTCGAGATCATCACGGCCAGCACGATCCGCAACCACCCCTGTGCGCTTTCGCCCCGGGTCAAATCGCTCAACTACCTGAATAACATCATGGCCAAGATCGAGGCCTCCAAGGCTGGTTGCCTGGAAGCGTTGATGTTGAACCATAAGGGAGAGGTCTCGGAGTGTACGGCGGATAACATCTTCATCGTCCGCGACGGCAAGCTCCTTACCCCACCGACCGACGCAGGCATTCTAGAAGGGGTGACACGCGATGTGGTGCTGGAACTGGCCGTAAAGGCCGGTATTCCGACGCTCGAAAAAACCCTGACTCGCTACGATGTTTACGTCGCAGACGAATGCTTCATGACCGGAACCGCTGCCGAAGTGATTGGTGTGGTTAAGGTCGACGATCGTGTGATCGGCAACGGCAAGCCAGGCCCAATCACGCAAAAGTTGAAACAGCTCTTCGAGCAACATACCATGGGTTAG
- a CDS encoding 3-keto-disaccharide hydrolase codes for MLLARFSLAALFTVLSTAALLAEESPNQLSSAEQKQGFELLFDGTDLTGWQHAGNWQVADGAIERTGKGGDLVYEVKPVPDDFELRFEWKVAPGSNSGVYYRPGQYEYQILDNDRHPNGKVPDTTAASLYYCIAPSHDATKEPGAWNTGRIVCQGTVIQHWLNGEKVVDIDYTDPKLTAAIEKLKKRGATLDSRGAKLKLQDHGDPVWYRSIRMRELNGHEELDKSPLKGS; via the coding sequence ATGCTACTTGCCCGCTTTTCTCTTGCCGCGCTGTTCACGGTTCTCTCCACTGCGGCACTCTTAGCCGAAGAATCCCCCAATCAACTTTCCTCGGCAGAACAGAAACAAGGATTCGAGTTACTGTTCGATGGTACCGATCTGACCGGTTGGCAACACGCCGGCAACTGGCAGGTCGCCGACGGCGCGATCGAGCGTACCGGCAAAGGGGGCGACTTGGTTTACGAGGTGAAACCGGTGCCAGATGACTTTGAGCTTCGCTTCGAGTGGAAGGTGGCTCCTGGCAGTAACAGCGGCGTCTATTACCGTCCTGGCCAGTACGAATACCAGATTCTCGACAACGACCGGCACCCTAACGGCAAGGTGCCGGACACGACGGCCGCTTCCCTTTATTACTGCATCGCCCCGTCGCACGATGCGACCAAAGAACCAGGCGCGTGGAACACCGGGCGGATCGTCTGCCAAGGAACCGTCATCCAGCACTGGCTCAACGGCGAGAAGGTTGTTGATATCGATTACACCGATCCGAAATTAACCGCAGCAATCGAAAAGCTGAAGAAACGGGGCGCGACGCTCGATTCACGGGGAGCCAAATTAAAGCTGCAGGATCATGGCGATCCGGTTTGGTATCGCAGCATTCGCATGCGGGAACTGAACGGACACGAAGAACTCGACAAAAGCCCACTCAAGGGAAGTTAA
- a CDS encoding EVE domain-containing protein: MKTEPESYSIDDLAKEKNKTTFWSGVRNYQARNFMRDDMKKGDLVLFYHSNAKPPSIVGVAEVVKESYPDFTSWDENDHHYDPKSTAENPRWFMVDIKLKKKFPEALGRDQLTGVSALSGMELMRKGSRLSVQPVTKKQFDAILKLASVTL; this comes from the coding sequence ATGAAAACCGAACCTGAATCGTATTCCATCGACGATTTGGCCAAGGAAAAGAACAAAACGACTTTCTGGTCCGGCGTCCGGAACTATCAGGCCCGTAATTTCATGCGCGACGACATGAAAAAAGGAGATCTGGTCCTGTTCTATCATTCCAACGCCAAACCACCATCGATCGTCGGTGTGGCGGAAGTCGTGAAAGAGTCGTACCCGGACTTCACTTCCTGGGACGAAAACGACCACCACTACGACCCCAAAAGCACCGCAGAAAACCCGCGTTGGTTCATGGTCGACATCAAGCTGAAAAAGAAATTTCCCGAAGCCCTGGGACGCGATCAGCTGACCGGTGTCTCCGCACTTTCTGGCATGGAACTGATGCGGAAAGGCTCACGGCTTTCGGTCCAACCGGTAACGAAAAAGCAATTCGACGCCATCCTAAAACTGGCCAGCGTCACGCTTTAG
- a CDS encoding 2-hydroxyacid dehydrogenase produces MKVAVFGTKSYDRQFLEEAARGTEIHWHFFEPRLTETTVPLAHPYQAICCFVNDVLTSEVLEKLAQGQTRMIAMRCAGYNNVDLAKAKELGIQVARVPAYSPYAVAEHAAGLILTLNRKYHKAYNRVREGNFSIEGLLGFDLHGKTVGVIGTGKIGQLFAKIMHGFGCELLAYDIQPAEECTELGAKYVSLDELFARSDIISLHCPLLPATKHLVSDKAIAQMKRGVMLINTSRGALIDTKAAVAGLKSGQIGYLGIDVYEEEADLFFENKSETVIQDDVFARLMTFPNVLVTGHQAFFTENALQAIAEVTVENLQEFVAGKTLSREVKID; encoded by the coding sequence ATGAAAGTCGCCGTCTTTGGAACGAAATCTTACGACCGCCAGTTTCTCGAGGAGGCAGCTCGGGGAACGGAAATTCATTGGCACTTCTTCGAGCCCCGCCTCACGGAAACGACCGTTCCGCTGGCCCATCCTTACCAAGCGATCTGCTGTTTCGTGAACGATGTGCTTACGAGCGAAGTGCTCGAGAAGCTGGCCCAGGGCCAGACGCGGATGATCGCCATGCGATGTGCCGGCTACAACAATGTCGACCTGGCAAAAGCAAAGGAGCTAGGAATACAAGTGGCCCGCGTCCCCGCCTACAGCCCCTATGCGGTCGCCGAACACGCTGCCGGTTTAATCCTGACGCTCAACCGCAAATACCACAAGGCATACAACCGCGTTCGCGAAGGTAATTTCTCGATTGAAGGTTTGTTAGGTTTCGATCTACATGGCAAAACGGTGGGGGTTATTGGCACCGGCAAGATTGGCCAATTGTTCGCCAAGATCATGCACGGCTTTGGCTGCGAGCTTCTCGCGTACGACATTCAACCGGCAGAAGAATGTACCGAGTTGGGGGCGAAGTACGTTTCGTTGGACGAGCTTTTCGCGCGGTCGGATATCATCTCGCTGCATTGCCCTTTACTGCCGGCCACAAAGCACTTGGTAAGCGACAAAGCGATTGCCCAGATGAAACGTGGCGTCATGCTCATCAACACCAGTCGTGGAGCACTGATCGACACCAAAGCCGCCGTAGCCGGCCTGAAATCAGGGCAAATTGGCTACCTTGGGATCGACGTCTACGAAGAAGAGGCGGATTTATTCTTCGAAAACAAATCGGAGACGGTCATCCAAGACGACGTTTTCGCTCGCTTGATGACCTTCCCCAACGTGTTGGTCACCGGCCACCAGGCTTTCTTCACCGAGAACGCCCTGCAGGCGATCGCCGAGGTCACGGTCGAAAACCTGCAGGAATTCGTCGCCGGAAAAACGCTCTCGCGTGAAGTTAAAATCGATTAG
- a CDS encoding HAD family hydrolase — translation MTALAHLRGIIFDMDGTLVDSGLDFTAMRKEMGLRPGLPILEQLAALSQDERVVKEAILHRHEMAGAERAKLIEGADRLLAALAATGRPLAIVTRNSRETTAYTLDRLKLTPFFDIVICREDGPHKPDPWAILEICRRWQLTASEVVMIGDFELDIQSAHNAGCPSVLFTEGKPPGLVAGSTLATHTAVHLDDLRQLLAPGKDSI, via the coding sequence ATGACGGCTTTGGCTCATCTACGTGGAATCATCTTCGACATGGACGGCACGCTCGTCGATTCCGGTCTCGACTTCACGGCCATGCGCAAAGAAATGGGCTTGCGGCCTGGTCTTCCCATCTTAGAGCAGTTAGCCGCTTTATCCCAAGACGAGCGCGTCGTGAAAGAGGCCATTCTGCACCGCCACGAAATGGCCGGGGCCGAGCGAGCCAAGCTGATCGAAGGAGCCGATCGCCTGCTGGCGGCCCTGGCTGCAACCGGACGTCCGCTGGCGATTGTGACCCGTAACAGCCGCGAAACCACAGCTTATACGCTTGATCGGCTGAAACTTACCCCCTTCTTCGATATCGTGATCTGCCGCGAGGATGGGCCCCATAAGCCGGATCCGTGGGCGATTCTCGAAATCTGCCGACGCTGGCAACTGACAGCAAGCGAAGTGGTGATGATCGGAGACTTTGAACTCGACATCCAATCGGCTCACAACGCAGGCTGCCCCAGTGTATTGTTCACTGAGGGAAAACCTCCTGGTTTGGTCGCTGGTTCGACATTGGCTACCCACACGGCGGTTCACCTAGACGACCTGCGGCAGCTGCTAGCACCAGGCAAAGATTCGATCTAG